One part of the Streptomyces sp. NBC_00286 genome encodes these proteins:
- a CDS encoding RICIN domain-containing protein has translation MSLGEEGDETDKPRTEDKHLAPGETSEQSSPLPVIISADGSATIDGVPVPVVGDESVDIAILDTLHGYARSRSSPVKAAISDPSAGYVAIVEVAPDGSSRLLEQHQEELAGDEEPAGGAAGPAGAAGTGTGTGSGPTGPAGSAGSAGSADSAGSADSAEFSGFDAKDVGLSGADAEDPGYPGVDHEDAGFPRLGPGSSPFSGVDDEDPGYPRHPGVGREDHGFPGIGPGSPGISGIDDDEADMMAQPAQPQRASTPALGPDLDQGSSRGRKLPQSDDEYEAPALHRRPWFVGVVSVVVAAAVVVPLILIGSSSGGGKAQDSAAGSAEGKDKDKDKIPPALSPAPSDSASISASPSASLSPSASPSKSASASASPPPAPKPKPPAPSESEGNDEMPKGEVLFVNKKYGFCLDLPGTGKVTGNPQAHDGFCTPSTDNQEWLIHPASKGSGTRGADLYLIRNVKSGRCLEPTGQGSAQVTAPVDVAVCNASIKEDNQLWWFDKRPNGTYWVRNQKSSDLCLDVARTDTKTKYANATLFGCNAADDHEWSFRKS, from the coding sequence ATGAGCCTGGGTGAAGAAGGCGATGAGACGGACAAGCCGAGGACGGAGGACAAGCACCTGGCCCCCGGGGAGACGTCCGAGCAGTCCTCTCCCCTCCCCGTGATCATCTCGGCCGACGGCTCCGCCACCATTGACGGCGTACCCGTGCCGGTTGTGGGAGACGAGTCGGTCGACATCGCGATCCTGGACACGCTCCACGGGTACGCGCGCAGCCGGAGCTCCCCCGTGAAGGCGGCCATCTCCGACCCGTCCGCGGGTTACGTGGCGATCGTCGAGGTCGCGCCCGACGGCTCCAGCAGGCTTCTGGAACAGCACCAGGAGGAGTTGGCCGGGGACGAGGAGCCCGCCGGCGGGGCCGCCGGACCCGCCGGGGCCGCCGGAACCGGAACCGGAACCGGGTCCGGGCCCACCGGGCCTGCCGGATCCGCCGGTTCTGCGGGATCCGCCGATTCTGCGGGATCCGCCGATTCTGCCGAGTTCTCCGGTTTCGATGCCAAGGACGTCGGCTTATCGGGGGCCGATGCCGAGGATCCGGGTTACCCCGGTGTCGACCACGAAGACGCTGGCTTCCCCCGCCTCGGTCCCGGGTCCTCCCCCTTCTCCGGCGTGGATGACGAGGACCCCGGCTACCCCCGCCACCCCGGCGTCGGTCGCGAGGACCACGGCTTCCCCGGCATCGGTCCCGGGTCCCCCGGCATCTCCGGGATCGACGATGACGAAGCGGACATGATGGCCCAGCCTGCGCAGCCGCAGCGGGCCTCGACCCCGGCTCTCGGCCCGGACCTCGACCAGGGCTCCAGCCGCGGCAGGAAACTGCCCCAGTCGGATGACGAGTACGAGGCGCCCGCACTGCACAGGCGACCATGGTTCGTCGGGGTGGTAAGCGTCGTCGTGGCGGCTGCCGTCGTCGTTCCGCTCATACTGATCGGCAGCAGCTCGGGGGGCGGCAAGGCCCAGGACAGCGCTGCCGGCTCGGCCGAGGGCAAGGACAAGGACAAGGACAAGATTCCGCCGGCGCTCAGCCCCGCGCCGAGCGATTCCGCGTCCATCAGCGCGTCGCCGTCGGCGTCGCTGTCGCCGTCTGCCTCGCCATCGAAGTCGGCCTCTGCTTCGGCCTCGCCACCCCCCGCACCGAAACCGAAGCCGCCGGCGCCCTCGGAATCGGAGGGCAATGACGAAATGCCCAAGGGCGAAGTGCTGTTCGTGAACAAGAAGTACGGCTTCTGCCTGGATCTTCCCGGCACCGGCAAGGTTACGGGGAACCCCCAGGCCCATGACGGCTTCTGCACTCCGTCCACCGACAACCAGGAGTGGCTCATCCACCCGGCCTCCAAGGGCAGCGGCACCCGCGGAGCCGACCTGTACCTGATCCGCAACGTCAAGTCCGGCCGCTGCCTGGAACCGACAGGCCAGGGCTCCGCTCAAGTGACGGCACCGGTGGACGTGGCCGTATGCAACGCCAGCATCAAGGAAGACAACCAGCTCTGGTGGTTCGACAAACGCCCCAACGGCACGTACTGGGTCCGCAACCAGAAGAGCAGCGACCTGTGTCTCGACGTGGCCAGGACGGACACGAAGACCAAGTACGCCAACGCCACGCTCTTTGGCTGCAATGCCGCCGACGACCATGAGTGGAGTTTCCGGAAGAGCTGA
- a CDS encoding serine hydrolase domain-containing protein has translation MPVGVHTALRRAIAAGAPGVLARMDTPDGPYTCAMGVSDTASGARMQPDLRFRIGGVANLFLSVLVMQLVDEGLDLDAPVRTYLSDRSETLTDRKVTVRQMVSHPDSLHDRTDEMFTGTVPGFKPERRRLLPGPGRGFAFSRRPSFRPASTEQDGGPIGADAGLVLAGRLVEAVTGRSLAEQYETRIIRPLALTDTSYDTARADIEGPHARGHLALHRPRRRLADVTEQTVWWAGSAGATVSRARDLNTFLRALLSGRLLSGRSLAAMLAMRPSGLFGSRFHGLGISRYDLGDGPSVYGHTGTARGYTVHTFATGDGSHSLTVMANTSNNRVVGKALGASVSAAFDSTAETTADTFD, from the coding sequence ATGCCCGTCGGTGTGCACACGGCACTCCGGCGGGCCATCGCCGCGGGCGCGCCCGGTGTGCTGGCCCGGATGGACACACCTGACGGTCCGTACACCTGTGCCATGGGGGTGAGCGACACGGCGTCGGGTGCGCGAATGCAGCCGGACCTGCGGTTCCGCATCGGGGGTGTGGCGAACCTGTTCCTCAGCGTGCTCGTCATGCAACTCGTGGACGAGGGCCTCGACCTGGACGCCCCCGTGCGCACCTACCTGTCAGACCGGTCCGAGACCTTGACGGACCGCAAGGTGACGGTGCGGCAGATGGTCAGCCACCCCGACAGCCTCCACGATCGCACCGACGAGATGTTCACGGGCACGGTGCCCGGCTTCAAACCCGAACGCCGCCGCCTGCTGCCCGGACCGGGGCGGGGTTTCGCCTTCTCCCGTCGCCCGTCCTTCCGTCCTGCGTCGACGGAACAAGACGGCGGCCCCATCGGCGCGGACGCCGGTTTGGTGCTGGCCGGACGACTGGTCGAGGCCGTTACTGGCCGGTCGCTGGCCGAGCAGTACGAGACGCGGATCATCCGCCCCCTCGCGCTGACCGACACCTCGTACGACACCGCACGAGCCGACATCGAAGGCCCGCACGCACGCGGCCATCTCGCCCTCCACCGGCCGCGCCGACGGCTGGCGGACGTGACGGAGCAGACGGTGTGGTGGGCCGGGTCCGCCGGCGCGACGGTGTCGCGCGCCCGCGACCTCAACACGTTCCTGCGCGCCCTGCTGAGTGGCCGTCTGCTGTCCGGGCGCTCGCTCGCGGCCATGCTCGCCATGAGGCCGAGCGGCCTGTTCGGCTCACGCTTCCACGGGCTCGGCATCAGCCGTTACGACCTCGGCGACGGCCCCTCCGTCTACGGCCACACAGGCACCGCGCGCGGCTACACCGTCCACACCTTCGCCACGGGCGACGGCAGCCACAGCCTCACCGTCATGGCGAACACGTCCAACAACCGGGTGGTCGGCAAGGCGCTGGGCGCAAGTGTCTCAGCAGCGTTCGACAGCACCGCCGAGACGACGGCCGATACGTTCGACTAG